The following proteins are encoded in a genomic region of Ornithinibacillus sp. 4-3:
- a CDS encoding M20 family metallopeptidase: MLEKLYQLIDENYDEIVQIRRHLHQNPELSFHEVETPKYIAAYHRELGLEVREGVGERGVVATLRGGKPGKTVALRADFDALPIHEETGVEYKSKNDGVMHACGHDGHTATLLGLAKALCKIKDEIAGTIVFIHQHAEEMAPGGAIAMIKDGCLEGVDVIYGTHLQSLMPVGNIQYRTGPTMAAADRFHIEIQGRGGHGAQPHLTKDSIVVASQLVTNLQQLVSRRVDPIESAVVSVGNFVASNAFNVIADKTVLAGTVRTFKEDIRSLVEKEMERIVKGTCLSADVDYKFEFHRGYPPLVNHKKETEFLSAFAESVPGVTDVIEAAPRMGGEDMSYYLEHVPGTFFFTGAQISDGEAVYPHHHPKFNFDERALAIAAKTLGGAALQTLEDLK, from the coding sequence ATGTTAGAAAAATTATATCAATTAATTGATGAAAACTATGACGAAATCGTACAAATCCGTCGTCATTTACATCAAAATCCAGAGCTTTCATTTCATGAAGTGGAAACACCAAAATATATTGCAGCATATCACCGTGAGTTAGGACTAGAAGTTCGTGAAGGTGTTGGTGAGCGAGGTGTAGTAGCTACTTTACGTGGAGGTAAGCCAGGGAAGACAGTGGCATTGCGTGCTGATTTTGATGCTTTGCCTATTCATGAAGAAACAGGTGTAGAATACAAATCCAAAAATGATGGTGTAATGCATGCGTGTGGGCATGATGGACATACAGCGACTTTATTAGGTCTGGCAAAAGCTTTATGTAAAATAAAGGATGAGATTGCTGGTACCATTGTATTTATCCATCAACATGCCGAAGAAATGGCGCCAGGTGGTGCAATTGCAATGATTAAAGATGGTTGTCTAGAAGGTGTAGACGTAATTTATGGAACGCATTTACAATCCTTAATGCCAGTAGGAAATATCCAATATCGAACTGGTCCAACAATGGCAGCAGCAGATCGATTTCATATTGAAATTCAAGGTAGAGGTGGACATGGGGCGCAACCGCATCTAACTAAGGATTCTATTGTTGTTGCTTCCCAATTAGTAACAAATTTACAGCAGCTTGTTAGTCGCCGTGTAGATCCAATTGAATCAGCCGTTGTTTCTGTAGGTAATTTTGTAGCAAGCAATGCATTTAATGTAATTGCTGATAAAACAGTTTTAGCTGGAACAGTACGTACATTTAAAGAAGATATTCGCTCTTTAGTAGAAAAAGAAATGGAGAGAATTGTTAAAGGTACATGCTTGTCTGCAGATGTAGATTATAAATTCGAATTCCATCGTGGATATCCGCCACTAGTAAATCATAAGAAGGAAACAGAATTTTTATCAGCGTTTGCTGAATCTGTACCAGGAGTTACAGATGTTATCGAAGCAGCACCCCGTATGGGTGGGGAAGATATGTCTTATTATTTAGAACATGTACCTGGTACATTCTTCTTCACTGGAGCACAAATTTCAGATGGAGAAGCTGTTTATCCACATCATCATCCAAAATTTAATTTTGATGAGCGTGCACTCGCTATTGCAGCGAAGACATTAGGTGGAGCGGCATTACAGACATTAGAAGATTTAAAATAG